The proteins below are encoded in one region of Paenibacillus albus:
- a CDS encoding FMN-binding protein: MAKMNKKWVVLCSTAIAAVYVAGYWTTEIDKTNVLINTDYSSPSVSSSTLEGDSPQVSDSQSQVSTKYNNGTYIGMGSNRRGTIQVTVAIKNDRITDVEISDFAMHYSIDDVIGMPEEVLKIQSANVDNVSGATYSTRAFSDAIQDALNQALRA; the protein is encoded by the coding sequence ATGGCGAAAATGAACAAAAAGTGGGTGGTGCTGTGCTCAACAGCTATTGCTGCTGTCTATGTCGCTGGTTATTGGACGACGGAGATTGATAAGACTAACGTGCTGATCAACACGGATTATAGCAGTCCATCGGTATCAAGCAGCACCTTGGAAGGCGATTCACCACAGGTGTCCGATTCCCAAAGCCAGGTATCCACGAAGTACAACAATGGAACTTACATCGGAATGGGTAGCAATCGACGCGGCACAATCCAGGTGACAGTTGCCATAAAGAATGACCGGATCACAGACGTAGAGATAAGTGATTTCGCTATGCACTATTCAATCGACGACGTCATCGGAATGCCAGAAGAGGTATTGAAGATTCAAAGCGCGAACGTAGATAACGTCTCAGGCGCAACATACAGCACACGTGCATTCTCGGATGCCATACAGGATGCTCTGAATCAGGCGCTTCGAGCATGA
- a CDS encoding response regulator transcription factor encodes MRVLVVEDDPSLLGVIRGIFESELFQTDTAETGDDGYFMAQQAIYDLIVLDLMLPGMSGVDIVRSLQSSGHTVPIILLTAKDAVKDRVAGLDAGADDYITKPFAVEELLARSRAVLRRRGTLGAEGDLTYGPYRLSPASREAFISQIPLSLTSTEYELLEFMVCNIDRILTREQIFDRVWGFDSRAGISAVDVYIHHLRKKLAAAGAEHSVRTIRGIGFMLKGEYDV; translated from the coding sequence ATGAGAGTTCTCGTGGTGGAAGATGATCCTTCCCTACTCGGTGTAATTCGAGGCATATTCGAAAGCGAATTGTTTCAGACAGATACAGCGGAAACGGGTGACGATGGCTATTTCATGGCACAGCAAGCCATCTACGATCTTATAGTGCTTGATCTCATGCTTCCAGGGATGAGTGGCGTTGACATCGTTCGAAGTCTTCAAAGTAGTGGACATACGGTTCCAATCATCTTACTGACTGCCAAAGACGCTGTGAAAGATCGCGTGGCCGGATTAGACGCAGGCGCAGACGACTATATCACGAAGCCTTTTGCCGTAGAAGAGCTGCTCGCTCGTTCAAGAGCCGTTTTGCGACGTCGCGGCACTCTTGGAGCGGAGGGGGATCTTACTTACGGTCCGTACCGTCTTTCACCGGCTTCGCGCGAAGCTTTTATCAGTCAAATACCACTCTCCCTCACCTCAACTGAATACGAGTTGTTGGAATTTATGGTTTGCAATATAGACCGAATTCTTACACGTGAGCAAATATTTGACCGAGTGTGGGGATTTGATTCGAGAGCGGGCATCTCGGCGGTCGATGTCTACATCCACCACCTCCGCAAAAAGCTGGCTGCCGCTGGAGCCGAGCATAGTGTTCGAACAATACGGGGAATCGGGTTCATGCTGAAGGGAGAATATGATGTTTAA